A window of Argopecten irradians isolate NY chromosome 1, Ai_NY, whole genome shotgun sequence contains these coding sequences:
- the LOC138326415 gene encoding ras-related and estrogen-regulated growth inhibitor-like isoform X1 produces the protein MTHAYHTMHKDPKVTPDERTHNCTGKDINIIVVGSSGVGKTAITVRYLTRRFIGDYDSGGEALYTHTAVVDGKALTLHILDTTWRETLDDRIDEIQWADGMMLVYSITDSDSLDKLRTIADYVLSVRENDKLVLALVANKCDLLHRKCVSDTTAAQFCAEYNCIFFETSASDSFIDIECAFSSVSRQIKTVYKKREKLSKFLQNPAVAAKLQIRNSLRNFAEKKLRRRTSTM, from the exons ATGACGCATGCGTATCATACCATGCATAAAGATCCCAAAGTGACGCCGGACGAGCGGACACATAACTGTACCGGAAAGGACATCAATATCATAGTGGTCGGAAGTTCAGGAGTCGGAAAAACAG CGATCACTGTACGTTACCTAACACGACGCTTTATAGGGGACTATGACTCGGGAGGTG aaGCGCTATACACGCACACCGCAGTTGTCGATGGCAAGGCATTGACCTTACATATCCTCGATACCACCTGGCGG GAAACACTGGATGACCGTATAGACGAGATCCAATGGGCAGATGGAATGATGCTAGTCTACTCCATAACGGATTCTGACAGTCTCGATAAACTGAGGACAATCGCTGATTACGTCTTGTCTGTTCGTGAGAATGACAAATTGGTACTGGCTCTAGTAGCCAATAAGTGTGACCTTCTCCATCGTAAATGTGTTTCCGACACCACGGCAGCCCAGTTTTGTGCCGAGTACAACTGTATATTTTTCGAGACCTCTGCTAGTGACAGTTTTATTGATATAGAATGTGCATTTTCCTCAGTCAGCAGACAGATAAAGACTGTGTACAAGAAGCGTGAGAAGTTGTCCAAGTTCTTACAGAATCCTGCAGTGGCTGCTAAACTCCAAATACGAAATTCATTGAGAAATTTCGCAGAGAAAAAATTGAGGAGACGGACTTCTACAATGTGA
- the LOC138326415 gene encoding ras-like protein family member 11B isoform X2, whose amino-acid sequence MLSITVRYLTRRFIGDYDSGGEALYTHTAVVDGKALTLHILDTTWRETLDDRIDEIQWADGMMLVYSITDSDSLDKLRTIADYVLSVRENDKLVLALVANKCDLLHRKCVSDTTAAQFCAEYNCIFFETSASDSFIDIECAFSSVSRQIKTVYKKREKLSKFLQNPAVAAKLQIRNSLRNFAEKKLRRRTSTM is encoded by the exons ATGTTGT CGATCACTGTACGTTACCTAACACGACGCTTTATAGGGGACTATGACTCGGGAGGTG aaGCGCTATACACGCACACCGCAGTTGTCGATGGCAAGGCATTGACCTTACATATCCTCGATACCACCTGGCGG GAAACACTGGATGACCGTATAGACGAGATCCAATGGGCAGATGGAATGATGCTAGTCTACTCCATAACGGATTCTGACAGTCTCGATAAACTGAGGACAATCGCTGATTACGTCTTGTCTGTTCGTGAGAATGACAAATTGGTACTGGCTCTAGTAGCCAATAAGTGTGACCTTCTCCATCGTAAATGTGTTTCCGACACCACGGCAGCCCAGTTTTGTGCCGAGTACAACTGTATATTTTTCGAGACCTCTGCTAGTGACAGTTTTATTGATATAGAATGTGCATTTTCCTCAGTCAGCAGACAGATAAAGACTGTGTACAAGAAGCGTGAGAAGTTGTCCAAGTTCTTACAGAATCCTGCAGTGGCTGCTAAACTCCAAATACGAAATTCATTGAGAAATTTCGCAGAGAAAAAATTGAGGAGACGGACTTCTACAATGTGA